A genomic region of Leptotrichia hofstadii contains the following coding sequences:
- the opp4B gene encoding oligopeptide ABC transporter permease: MWKTVLRRILVMIPQLFILSLLIFILAKLMPGDPFTGLITPQTDPAALEELRRKAGLLDPWHVQYVRWLKNAVSGNLGMSYTYNVPVKTLIGERAVNTFILSLLSLILTYCIAIPLGMLAGRYQNSFLDKFVTFYNYVSYAIPTFVLSLIMIWFFGYTLGWFPTTGSVTAGLNTGTLGHILDRIYHIILPAITYALLGTTWIVQYLRNEVIDAKNLDYVKTAKSKGVPENKVYSRHIFRNSILPIAAFFGYSITGLLGGSIFIEKIFSYPGMGGLFVNSIITRDYSVVTALILLFGFLTLLGSLLSDIILSIVDPRIRIE; the protein is encoded by the coding sequence ATGTGGAAAACAGTTTTACGAAGAATTCTGGTTATGATACCGCAATTATTTATACTTAGCCTATTAATCTTTATTTTGGCAAAGCTTATGCCGGGAGATCCGTTTACAGGACTCATTACACCACAGACTGATCCTGCGGCACTTGAAGAATTGCGAAGAAAGGCAGGATTGCTGGATCCTTGGCATGTTCAGTATGTGAGATGGCTAAAAAATGCCGTTTCTGGAAATTTGGGAATGAGCTACACTTATAATGTCCCTGTAAAGACGCTTATTGGAGAACGGGCAGTAAACACATTTATTTTGTCGCTGCTTAGCCTTATTTTGACATATTGTATTGCAATACCGCTTGGAATGCTTGCTGGACGTTATCAGAACTCATTTCTTGATAAATTTGTCACATTTTATAATTATGTGAGCTATGCGATTCCAACTTTTGTGCTTTCGCTTATAATGATTTGGTTTTTTGGATATACGCTTGGCTGGTTTCCGACAACTGGATCGGTGACAGCTGGACTTAATACTGGTACTTTGGGACATATTTTGGACAGGATTTATCACATCATATTGCCTGCAATTACGTATGCATTGCTGGGAACAACTTGGATTGTGCAGTATTTGAGAAATGAAGTAATTGACGCTAAGAATCTGGATTATGTAAAAACGGCGAAAAGTAAGGGAGTACCAGAAAATAAAGTTTATTCTAGACATATTTTCAGAAATTCGATTTTACCGATTGCGGCGTTTTTTGGATATTCGATAACAGGGCTTCTGGGAGGTTCGATTTTTATTGAAAAAATATTCAGTTATCCTGGAATGGGAGGACTGTTTGTAAATTCAATTATAACACGGGATTACAGCGTTGTCACAGCATTAATACTGCTGTTTGGATTTTTAACATTGCTTGGAAGTTTGCTTTCAGATATTATTCTTAGCATTGTTGATCCTAGAATTAGAATAGAGTAG
- a CDS encoding IS30 family transposase codes for MSHKYFTINERNKLEVLLKENYRISKIAKILNRHRVTIYREIKRIDGEYSSENAQADASTKSANKGRNSKITTELKNLIEDRLCKTWSPEQIAGRELKGRLSFKTIYNWLYSNFLDVSLNVLRRKGKKAKTKETRGKFNIGKSIGDRPEEVRKKEVFGHWELDSVVSARGESKACFATFVELKTRFYVAIKMKDRSKSSMLEAIRRLTAGIPEGAFKTFTSDRGKEFSCWEEVEKMGIDFYFADPYCSWQRGCNENSNGLLREFYPKKTDISKIDTEDLIRTLMLINSRPRKCLNYATPFEKFLHEISF; via the coding sequence ATGAGCCATAAATATTTTACCATAAATGAAAGAAATAAACTAGAGGTCCTACTAAAAGAAAATTACAGAATTTCTAAAATTGCCAAAATCCTTAACAGGCACAGGGTTACCATTTACCGTGAAATCAAAAGAATTGATGGCGAATACTCTTCTGAGAATGCTCAGGCAGATGCCAGTACAAAATCTGCTAATAAAGGAAGAAACTCAAAAATTACTACTGAATTGAAAAATCTGATAGAGGACAGGCTCTGCAAAACCTGGTCGCCTGAACAAATTGCTGGCAGGGAACTAAAGGGGAGACTGTCATTTAAAACTATCTATAACTGGCTGTACAGTAATTTTCTGGATGTTTCCCTGAATGTCTTGAGAAGAAAAGGAAAGAAAGCGAAAACTAAGGAGACGAGAGGAAAATTCAATATTGGGAAGTCAATTGGCGACAGACCGGAAGAAGTCAGGAAAAAAGAAGTTTTTGGGCATTGGGAGCTGGACTCGGTAGTTTCAGCAAGAGGAGAAAGCAAAGCCTGCTTTGCGACATTTGTGGAATTGAAGACACGGTTTTATGTGGCAATAAAGATGAAAGATAGAAGTAAAAGTTCAATGCTGGAAGCAATAAGACGGCTGACAGCCGGTATTCCAGAAGGAGCATTCAAGACTTTCACATCAGACAGGGGGAAGGAATTTTCATGCTGGGAAGAAGTGGAGAAGATGGGAATAGATTTCTATTTTGCAGATCCTTACTGCTCATGGCAGAGAGGCTGCAATGAAAACAGCAACGGCCTTCTAAGAGAATTTTACCCAAAGAAGACCGACATATCAAAAATAGACACAGAAGACTTGATAAGAACCTTAATGCTGATAAACTCAAGACCAAGAAAATGTTTAAACTATGCAACGCCATTTGAAAAATTTTTACACGAAATTAGTTTTTAA
- a CDS encoding AAA family ATPase → MSRDFNSMDDLFNQLMGGMRGFNSENRRYLINGREVTPEEFAQYRATGQLPINNEMQTQASQGQNVKQDGILAKLGRNLTQEARDGKLDPVIGRNKEIQETSEILSRRTKNNPVLVGDAGVGKTAVVEGLAQAIVNGDVPAAIKNKEIISIDISGLEAGTQYRGSFEENIQNLVKEVKELGNVILFFDEIHQILGAGNTGDGGSKGLADILKPALSRGELTVIGATTQDEYRNTILKNAALARRFNEVKVNAPSAEDTYKILQGIRNLYEKHHNVILPDNVLKAAVDFSIQYIPQRSLPDKAIDLIDVTAAHLAAQHPVTDVHAVEHQIEEQKVKQAEAVKSEDYEAALNAKNRIEELENKIKNHTEDMKVTATINDVAESVERMTGIPVSQMGASDIERLKGMNKRLKAKVIGQDKAVEAVARAIRRNRAGFDEGNRPIGSFLFVGPTGVGKTELAKQLALDMFGTKDAIIRLDMSEYSDRTAVSKLIGTTAGYVGYDDNNNTLTERVRRNPYSIILLDEIEKADPQVITLLLQVLDDGRLTDGQGNTVNFKNTVIIATSNAGFGYEKGLVENADKQEIIERLKPYFRPEFLNRFNAVIEFSHLNKKDLSQIVDLMLIEVNKTLSKKEIDLAVSDAAKEFLTEEGYDEVMGVRPLRRVIEQQIRDNVTDFHLENLDAKHLVADLEDGILVIKEKSETDKKTEEKKVSKNKKSLKKDTE, encoded by the coding sequence ATGAGTAGAGATTTTAACAGTATGGATGATCTTTTTAATCAGTTAATGGGAGGAATGAGAGGTTTTAATTCTGAAAATCGCCGTTATCTGATAAACGGAAGAGAAGTTACACCTGAAGAATTTGCACAATATCGTGCAACGGGACAATTGCCAATAAATAATGAAATGCAGACTCAAGCATCTCAAGGGCAAAATGTTAAACAAGATGGAATTCTTGCAAAACTTGGACGTAATCTTACACAGGAAGCTCGTGATGGAAAACTAGATCCAGTTATAGGACGTAACAAGGAAATTCAGGAAACCTCGGAAATTCTTTCACGTCGTACAAAAAATAATCCAGTTCTTGTAGGTGATGCAGGTGTTGGGAAAACAGCTGTTGTAGAAGGACTAGCTCAAGCCATTGTAAATGGGGATGTTCCTGCCGCTATTAAAAATAAGGAAATTATTTCAATTGATATTTCGGGACTTGAAGCAGGTACACAGTATCGTGGAAGTTTTGAAGAAAATATTCAGAATCTTGTGAAGGAAGTAAAAGAACTTGGAAATGTTATACTCTTCTTTGATGAAATTCATCAGATTTTAGGCGCAGGAAATACTGGAGATGGTGGTTCTAAAGGGCTTGCCGACATTTTAAAACCTGCTCTTTCACGTGGAGAACTGACAGTTATTGGAGCAACTACTCAAGATGAATATCGTAATACAATATTAAAAAATGCCGCACTTGCACGTCGTTTCAATGAAGTGAAAGTAAATGCTCCATCAGCGGAAGATACTTATAAAATACTTCAAGGAATTCGTAATTTATATGAAAAACATCACAATGTAATTTTGCCTGATAATGTTTTAAAAGCAGCAGTTGATTTCTCAATACAATATATTCCACAACGTAGCTTGCCAGATAAAGCAATTGATTTAATTGATGTGACGGCAGCACATTTGGCTGCTCAACATCCTGTAACGGATGTTCATGCAGTAGAACATCAAATTGAAGAACAGAAAGTAAAACAAGCTGAGGCAGTAAAATCTGAAGATTATGAAGCTGCACTTAATGCAAAAAATCGTATTGAGGAATTAGAAAATAAAATAAAAAATCATACTGAAGATATGAAAGTTACAGCAACAATAAATGATGTGGCTGAATCTGTAGAAAGAATGACAGGAATTCCCGTTTCTCAAATGGGAGCAAGTGATATTGAACGTCTAAAAGGAATGAACAAACGTCTAAAAGCAAAAGTTATCGGTCAGGATAAAGCAGTTGAAGCAGTTGCGCGTGCAATTCGTCGTAACCGTGCAGGATTTGACGAAGGTAACCGTCCAATTGGAAGTTTTCTTTTTGTAGGTCCTACAGGTGTCGGGAAAACTGAACTTGCAAAACAACTAGCACTTGATATGTTTGGAACTAAGGATGCTATTATTAGATTAGATATGTCAGAATATTCTGATAGAACTGCAGTTTCAAAACTTATTGGAACAACGGCTGGATATGTTGGATATGATGACAATAATAATACTTTGACTGAAAGAGTACGTCGTAATCCTTATTCAATTATTCTTTTGGATGAAATTGAAAAAGCTGATCCGCAAGTTATAACGCTTCTTTTACAAGTATTAGATGATGGACGTTTAACTGATGGACAGGGAAATACTGTAAATTTTAAAAATACTGTAATTATAGCTACTTCAAATGCTGGATTTGGATATGAAAAAGGACTTGTTGAGAATGCAGACAAACAGGAAATTATAGAAAGATTGAAACCATACTTCCGTCCAGAATTTTTAAATCGGTTCAATGCTGTGATTGAATTTTCGCATCTTAATAAAAAAGACTTATCACAAATTGTTGATTTAATGCTTATTGAAGTAAATAAAACTCTTTCTAAAAAAGAAATTGATTTAGCTGTATCTGATGCAGCAAAAGAATTTTTGACAGAAGAAGGATATGATGAAGTTATGGGAGTACGTCCGCTACGTCGTGTAATTGAACAGCAAATACGTGATAATGTGACTGATTTCCATCTTGAAAACCTTGATGCAAAACATCTTGTTGCTGATTTGGAAGATGGTATTTTGGTTATTAAGGAAAAATCAGAAACAGATAAGAAAACTGAAGAAAAAAAAGTGTCTAAAAATAAAAAATCTTTAAAAAAAGATACTGAATAG
- a CDS encoding ATP-binding cassette domain-containing protein, translating into MSFIEVKDLKVHYPIRGGFFNKVIDHVYAVDGVSLTIEEGKTYGLVGESGSGKSTIGKAIIGLEKIKSGKIIYEGKEIDRKFRNRRSEYNRNVQMIFQDSLSSLNPKKRVIDLISEPLRNFENLTSDEEKRKVSELLEIVGMNREDIYKYPHEFSGGQRQRLGIARAVATKPKLIIADEPVSALDLSVQAQVLNYMKDIQEQFGLSYLFISHDLGVVKHMCDYMFIMYRGRFVETGTKNDIYKNPEHFYTKRLIAAIPEVHPEKRLENKKRRIEIEKEYLKNEKKYYDENGRVFDLKKLTDTHFVAIKDEIMKNNGKGGK; encoded by the coding sequence ATGAGTTTTATTGAAGTGAAAGACTTGAAGGTTCATTATCCTATTCGTGGGGGCTTTTTCAATAAGGTAATTGACCATGTGTATGCTGTAGATGGTGTCAGTTTGACTATTGAAGAAGGGAAGACTTATGGACTTGTGGGGGAGTCGGGGTCTGGAAAGTCTACGATTGGGAAAGCGATAATTGGGCTTGAGAAGATAAAAAGTGGAAAGATTATTTATGAAGGTAAGGAAATTGATAGGAAGTTTCGTAATAGAAGAAGTGAATATAATAGAAATGTGCAGATGATTTTTCAAGATTCGCTATCTAGCTTAAACCCTAAGAAGAGAGTGATTGATTTGATTTCTGAGCCTTTGAGAAATTTTGAGAATCTGACTTCAGATGAGGAAAAGAGGAAAGTTTCAGAACTGCTGGAAATTGTAGGAATGAACAGAGAAGATATTTACAAATATCCACATGAATTTTCTGGCGGACAGAGGCAGAGGCTGGGAATTGCACGGGCTGTTGCTACAAAGCCTAAGCTAATTATTGCAGATGAGCCTGTGTCGGCACTTGATTTATCTGTTCAGGCACAAGTTTTGAATTATATGAAGGATATTCAGGAGCAGTTTGGGCTTAGTTATCTTTTTATTTCTCACGATCTGGGAGTTGTAAAGCATATGTGCGATTATATGTTTATAATGTATCGTGGAAGGTTTGTGGAAACTGGGACAAAAAATGATATTTATAAAAATCCTGAACATTTTTACACAAAACGCCTAATTGCCGCAATTCCAGAAGTGCATCCTGAAAAAAGGCTGGAGAATAAAAAAAGAAGGATAGAAATTGAAAAGGAATATTTGAAAAATGAAAAAAAATATTATGATGAAAATGGACGTGTCTTTGATTTGAAAAAATTGACAGATACCCATTTTGTCGCTATTAAAGATGAAATAATGAAAAATAACGGAAAAGGGGGAAAATAA
- a CDS encoding oligopeptide ABC transporter substrate-binding protein — protein MKKWKLLITLLVLIFVVSCNPGKKRSEMPGAKLNLSLFPEKTSNNEPAVQGGTLQVAIVKDDPLVGVFNETFYSDGYDGDIISMFLSSGIFEVDENFEITDKGPAILTVDAKNKKATIKIKDGIKWSDGHPLTADDIIFPYEIVGHKDYTGVRYTEESQKIVGMKEYHDGKAPNISGIKKIDDKTVEISFLQLGQSIYTVANGLVGNALPKHYLKGIPIKELISSDKIRMKPVTLGPYNLTKVSRGESLEFTANPYYYKGKPKIEKAIVQVVNSQSIVAALKAGKYDFVMSMPDSLYNNYKDFKNIETLGQQDLYYSYLAFKLGHYDKAKGENVTDPNAKMSDLRLRQALVHAINVEEIAQAFYFGLRQQATSSIPPVFKKYFPKDLQGYPYNPEKAKQLLDEAGYKDVNGDGIREDKNGKPFEIKMAFMAGGDVAEPLAQNYIQSWKKIGIKAVLTSGRLLAFQNFYEKVQGDSKDIDVFFGAWGVGTSLDPTGSAGRKSQLNFSRFASEENDRLIGEILGEKSLTVPNYKVEAYKNWQKYYIGQAAEVPLMYRYKLYPVNKRLKNVYIGYDSSKKDEGIHKWELTAVAPMR, from the coding sequence ATGAAAAAATGGAAATTATTAATCACGCTTCTTGTATTGATATTCGTAGTTTCGTGCAATCCTGGTAAAAAGAGAAGTGAAATGCCAGGTGCAAAATTAAATTTATCACTATTTCCAGAAAAAACATCAAACAATGAGCCTGCAGTGCAAGGCGGAACTTTGCAAGTGGCGATAGTAAAGGATGATCCATTGGTTGGAGTCTTTAATGAGACATTCTATTCAGATGGCTATGATGGCGATATTATCTCAATGTTTTTAAGCTCGGGTATATTTGAAGTGGATGAAAATTTTGAAATAACAGACAAAGGGCCTGCCATTCTTACAGTTGATGCAAAAAATAAAAAAGCTACAATAAAAATAAAAGACGGCATAAAATGGTCTGACGGACATCCTCTAACTGCTGATGACATTATTTTCCCCTATGAAATTGTAGGACATAAAGATTATACAGGGGTGCGGTATACTGAAGAAAGTCAAAAGATTGTTGGAATGAAGGAATATCACGATGGGAAAGCCCCAAATATTTCAGGTATAAAAAAAATAGATGATAAAACAGTGGAAATTTCATTTTTGCAGCTGGGACAAAGCATTTATACAGTTGCAAACGGACTGGTTGGAAATGCACTACCAAAACACTATTTGAAAGGAATTCCAATAAAAGAATTGATTTCATCGGATAAAATTAGAATGAAACCAGTAACATTGGGACCATATAATTTAACAAAAGTTTCACGTGGAGAAAGTTTAGAATTTACAGCCAATCCTTATTATTACAAAGGAAAGCCGAAAATTGAAAAGGCAATAGTGCAAGTAGTAAATTCACAATCTATAGTGGCGGCATTAAAAGCTGGGAAATATGATTTTGTAATGAGCATGCCTGATTCTCTTTACAATAATTATAAAGATTTTAAAAATATAGAAACATTAGGACAGCAGGATTTGTATTATTCGTATTTGGCCTTTAAATTGGGGCATTATGACAAGGCTAAAGGTGAAAATGTGACAGATCCGAATGCCAAGATGTCGGATTTAAGATTACGTCAAGCTCTTGTGCATGCCATAAATGTTGAGGAAATAGCACAGGCATTTTATTTTGGGTTAAGGCAGCAAGCAACTTCATCAATTCCTCCTGTTTTCAAGAAATATTTTCCAAAGGACCTGCAAGGTTATCCATACAATCCTGAAAAAGCAAAGCAATTACTGGATGAAGCAGGATACAAGGATGTAAATGGCGATGGAATCCGTGAAGATAAAAATGGAAAGCCTTTTGAAATAAAGATGGCATTTATGGCAGGAGGCGATGTGGCAGAACCGCTTGCTCAAAACTACATTCAAAGCTGGAAAAAAATAGGGATAAAAGCAGTTCTTACATCAGGAAGATTGCTGGCTTTCCAGAATTTTTACGAAAAAGTGCAGGGAGATTCTAAAGACATAGATGTATTCTTTGGAGCTTGGGGAGTTGGAACAAGTCTAGATCCAACTGGATCAGCAGGAAGAAAATCCCAGCTTAACTTTTCTCGTTTTGCATCAGAAGAAAATGACAGGCTGATAGGTGAAATATTAGGAGAAAAATCATTAACAGTTCCAAATTATAAAGTGGAAGCCTACAAGAACTGGCAAAAATACTATATTGGACAAGCGGCAGAAGTTCCGTTAATGTACAGATATAAACTTTATCCAGTAAATAAAAGGCTAAAAAATGTTTACATTGGATATGATTCATCAAAAAAAGATGAAGGAATTCACAAATGGGAATTGACAGCAGTTGCTCCGATGAGATAG
- a CDS encoding ABC transporter permease → MSNNEILKKNNEKAENFDEIKKSDKPTGIGVIVREILKDKLALASLIILVILFGIIFVGSLFANQEEIMKISLLDKYAIPMKEGFWLGSDSGGRSILGQLILGARNSIIIGFTITILTSGIGIFFGLIAGYYGKWVDNVIMRVIDFITILPTLMIIIVFVTIVPKYTIATFVLIMSAFYWVGAARLIRSKALAESQKDYILASKTMGTKDFTIIFREILPNLSSIIIVELTLGFAGNIGIETGLSFLGFGLPLSTPSLGTLVGYAADPEVLSTKLWIWLPASILILIMMLCINYVGQALNRAADAKQRRG, encoded by the coding sequence ATGTCTAATAATGAAATTTTAAAGAAAAATAATGAAAAAGCAGAAAATTTTGATGAAATTAAGAAAAGTGACAAACCGACTGGAATTGGTGTTATTGTGAGGGAGATTTTGAAAGATAAATTGGCACTTGCTTCGCTTATTATTCTTGTAATTCTTTTTGGAATAATTTTTGTCGGATCGCTTTTTGCAAATCAGGAGGAAATTATGAAAATAAGCCTTCTGGATAAATATGCCATTCCTATGAAAGAGGGATTTTGGCTAGGTTCTGATTCTGGAGGGCGTTCAATACTGGGTCAGCTGATACTAGGTGCTAGAAACTCGATTATTATTGGTTTCACAATAACGATTTTAACATCAGGAATTGGGATATTTTTTGGTTTGATTGCAGGATATTATGGAAAATGGGTGGATAATGTAATTATGAGAGTTATCGATTTTATTACGATTTTGCCTACACTTATGATCATTATTGTGTTTGTTACTATTGTTCCAAAGTACACTATAGCAACTTTTGTGCTGATAATGAGTGCATTTTACTGGGTTGGAGCAGCAAGGCTGATTAGAAGTAAGGCACTTGCTGAAAGTCAGAAAGATTATATTTTGGCTTCAAAGACTATGGGGACAAAGGATTTTACGATAATTTTCAGGGAGATACTGCCTAACTTGAGTTCAATTATAATTGTGGAATTGACATTAGGATTTGCTGGAAATATTGGAATTGAAACAGGGCTTAGTTTTCTTGGCTTTGGATTGCCGCTTTCTACTCCGAGCCTTGGGACTTTGGTTGGTTATGCAGCAGATCCGGAAGTATTGTCAACAAAATTATGGATTTGGCTTCCAGCATCAATATTGATTTTAATTATGATGCTTTGTATTAATTATGTTGGACAAGCTTTAAACAGGGCAGCTGACGCAAAACAGAGAAGAGGATAA
- a CDS encoding glycogen/starch/alpha-glucan phosphorylase has protein sequence MKIDKAELKDNILRELRRQYGKTLEEAHEFELYNAISKVALDYAMEKWYNTKKTYAKKQVKQTYYFSAEFLMGRFLGNNLINLQINDVIKETLNELGVDINKIEDREMDAGLGNGGLGRLAACFLDSLATLALPGHGYGLRYKYGMFEQKIENGFQMEYPDDWTKYGDPWSIKRMDRVFEVKFGGQIEVHRDEFGKEYFKRVNTETVHAVPYDVPVIGYGNDTVNTLRLWEARSPEGFDLKLFNDQTYLQASAKAVQAEDISRVLYPNDTEKDGKQLRLKQQFFFTSASLQDIIRRYKSVFGNDFSKFADKVAIQLNDTHPVVAIPELMRIFLDKEKLGWDEAWNICKNVFAYTNHTILSEALEKWDISLFQPLLPRIYQIIEEINRRFVAELQQKYPGDWERINKMSIIGNGQVRMAWLAIVGSHKVNGVAALHTEILKNSELKEWNELYPEKFLNKTNGITQRRWLLKANPELAALITELIGDKWVTDLYELKKLEQYLDDDNILNRVSEIKLHNKERLAKYIKDTTGIEVNPHSIFDIQVKRLHEYKRQLLNVLHIMDLYNRLKENPYLDVEPRTFIFGAKSAAGYRRAKGIIKLINAVAEKVNNDSDINGKIKVVFLENYRVSLAEKIFPSADVSEQISTASKEASGTGNMKFMLNGALTLGTMDGANVEIVEEVGLDNAFIFGLSAQEVENYQAHGGYNPFDEYNSVEGLKKVVDQLGDGTYDDNHTGIFRELQNSLLYGVDGSRPDVYFLLKDFASYREAQDRLQNAFKDKREWTRKALKNIANAGKFSSDRTIAEYAKEIWNIEPVEVQDYIED, from the coding sequence ATGAAAATTGACAAAGCTGAATTAAAGGACAATATTCTTAGGGAACTGAGAAGGCAATATGGGAAAACTCTTGAAGAAGCTCATGAATTTGAGTTATATAATGCGATTTCAAAAGTAGCTTTGGACTACGCAATGGAAAAATGGTACAATACTAAAAAAACTTATGCTAAGAAACAGGTAAAACAAACGTACTATTTTTCAGCAGAATTCCTAATGGGAAGATTTTTGGGGAATAATCTGATTAATTTGCAAATTAATGACGTTATAAAAGAAACATTGAATGAATTAGGCGTAGATATTAACAAAATTGAAGACCGTGAGATGGATGCAGGACTTGGAAATGGAGGGCTTGGAAGACTTGCTGCATGTTTTCTAGATTCGCTTGCAACATTGGCATTACCAGGACATGGATATGGACTTAGATACAAATACGGAATGTTTGAGCAAAAAATCGAAAATGGGTTCCAAATGGAATATCCAGATGACTGGACAAAATATGGGGATCCTTGGTCAATCAAAAGAATGGACAGAGTATTTGAAGTAAAATTTGGCGGGCAAATTGAGGTTCATCGTGATGAATTTGGGAAAGAATACTTTAAACGTGTAAATACGGAAACAGTTCATGCTGTACCTTATGATGTGCCAGTTATCGGTTATGGAAACGATACTGTAAATACGTTGAGATTGTGGGAAGCAAGATCTCCTGAAGGATTTGACTTAAAATTATTCAATGATCAGACTTATTTACAAGCTTCTGCAAAAGCAGTTCAAGCTGAAGATATTTCAAGAGTACTGTATCCAAATGATACTGAAAAAGATGGAAAACAATTAAGATTAAAACAGCAGTTCTTCTTTACATCGGCTTCATTGCAAGATATTATCAGAAGATATAAATCTGTATTTGGAAACGATTTTTCTAAATTTGCAGACAAAGTTGCAATTCAGTTAAATGACACTCACCCAGTAGTTGCAATTCCTGAATTGATGAGAATTTTTCTGGATAAGGAAAAATTAGGATGGGATGAAGCTTGGAATATTTGTAAAAATGTATTTGCTTACACAAACCATACAATCTTGTCAGAAGCATTGGAAAAATGGGATATTTCACTATTCCAGCCATTACTTCCAAGAATTTATCAAATTATCGAAGAAATCAATAGAAGATTTGTCGCAGAATTACAGCAAAAATATCCAGGAGATTGGGAAAGAATCAACAAAATGTCAATCATTGGAAATGGACAAGTTAGAATGGCATGGCTTGCAATCGTAGGATCGCACAAAGTAAACGGAGTTGCGGCACTGCATACAGAAATTCTTAAAAACAGTGAATTAAAAGAATGGAATGAATTATATCCTGAAAAATTCCTAAATAAAACAAATGGAATTACTCAAAGAAGATGGCTATTAAAAGCAAATCCTGAATTAGCAGCGTTAATTACTGAGTTAATTGGAGACAAGTGGGTTACAGACTTATATGAACTTAAAAAATTGGAGCAATACTTAGATGATGACAACATATTAAATAGAGTTTCTGAAATCAAATTGCATAATAAGGAAAGATTGGCTAAATATATAAAAGATACTACAGGAATCGAAGTAAATCCTCATTCTATCTTTGATATTCAAGTTAAGAGACTGCACGAGTATAAAAGACAGCTATTAAATGTACTTCATATTATGGACCTGTACAACAGATTAAAAGAAAATCCGTATTTGGATGTTGAGCCAAGAACATTTATCTTTGGAGCAAAATCAGCTGCTGGATACAGACGTGCAAAAGGAATTATCAAATTAATCAATGCCGTTGCAGAAAAAGTAAATAACGACAGCGACATTAACGGAAAAATCAAAGTTGTATTCCTTGAAAACTACAGAGTTTCACTTGCAGAAAAAATATTTCCATCAGCAGATGTATCAGAACAAATATCTACAGCAAGTAAGGAAGCTTCTGGAACTGGTAATATGAAATTTATGCTAAACGGTGCATTAACTCTTGGAACAATGGATGGAGCAAATGTGGAAATCGTTGAAGAAGTTGGACTTGACAATGCCTTTATCTTTGGACTTTCTGCACAGGAAGTTGAAAATTATCAAGCACATGGAGGGTATAATCCATTTGACGAATATAACAGCGTAGAAGGACTTAAAAAAGTTGTGGATCAGTTAGGTGACGGAACTTATGACGATAATCATACAGGAATCTTCAGAGAACTACAAAATTCATTATTATACGGAGTAGATGGTTCTCGTCCGGATGTATATTTCCTATTAAAAGATTTCGCATCGTATAGAGAAGCTCAAGATAGGCTTCAAAATGCCTTCAAAGATAAAAGAGAATGGACTAGAAAAGCTCTTAAAAATATTGCAAATGCAGGTAAATTCAGTTCAGACAGAACAATTGCCGAATATGCAAAAGAAATTTGGAACATTGAGCCAGTTGAAGTTCAAGATTATATAGAAGATTAA